In the Piscinibacter sp. XHJ-5 genome, one interval contains:
- the purH gene encoding bifunctional phosphoribosylaminoimidazolecarboxamide formyltransferase/IMP cyclohydrolase, with the protein MTSLTALVSVSDKTGVLDFARELHALGVKLLSTGGTARLLADAGLPVTEVADHTGFPEMLEGRVKTLHPKIHGGLLARRDVPAHMEALTRHGISAIDLLVVNLYPFEATVARPGCSLEDAIENIDIGGPAMVRSAAKNWKDVAVLTDASQYPQVVAQLKESGEVSSATKFALAVAAFNRISNYDAAISDYLSSLQPEGQRAEYPGQSNARFVKLQDLRYGENPHQSAAFYRDLHPAPGSLVTARQLQGKELSYNNIADADAAWECVKSFQTPACVIVKHANPCGVAVGASPAEAYSKAFKTDSTSAFGGIIAFNCELDATAAQQVAKQFVEVLIAPAFTPEALLVFAAKPNTRVLQIALPPGGETPWQQGRNAQDVKRVGSGLLIQTADNREIAASELRIVTKAQPTPSQLDDLLFAWKVAKYVKSNAIVFCGGGMTLGVGAGQMSRIDSARIASIKAENAGLSLKGSAVASDAFFPFRDGLDVVCDAGATCVIQPGGSVRDDEVIAAADERGIAMVLTGVRHFRH; encoded by the coding sequence ATGACCTCCCTCACCGCACTCGTTTCCGTGTCCGACAAGACGGGCGTGCTCGACTTCGCGCGCGAGCTGCACGCCCTGGGCGTGAAGCTGCTGTCCACCGGCGGCACCGCCAGGCTCTTGGCCGACGCCGGTCTGCCGGTGACCGAAGTCGCGGACCACACGGGCTTCCCCGAAATGCTCGAGGGCCGCGTGAAGACGCTGCATCCCAAGATCCACGGCGGCCTGCTGGCACGCCGCGACGTGCCGGCGCACATGGAAGCGCTCACCCGGCACGGCATCTCCGCCATCGACCTGCTGGTGGTGAATCTCTATCCGTTCGAAGCCACTGTCGCCAGGCCCGGCTGCTCGCTCGAGGATGCGATCGAGAACATCGACATCGGCGGCCCCGCGATGGTGCGGTCTGCGGCGAAGAACTGGAAGGACGTGGCGGTGCTCACCGATGCGTCCCAGTACCCGCAGGTGGTCGCGCAGCTGAAGGAGTCGGGCGAGGTGAGCAGCGCGACGAAGTTCGCGCTGGCCGTGGCCGCCTTCAACCGCATCTCCAACTACGACGCGGCGATCAGCGACTACCTGTCCTCGCTGCAACCCGAAGGGCAACGCGCCGAGTACCCCGGGCAGAGCAACGCCCGGTTCGTCAAGCTCCAGGACCTGCGCTACGGCGAGAACCCGCACCAGAGCGCCGCGTTCTACCGCGACCTGCACCCGGCGCCCGGCTCGCTGGTGACGGCACGGCAGCTGCAAGGAAAGGAACTCTCGTACAACAACATCGCCGACGCCGACGCGGCCTGGGAGTGCGTGAAGAGCTTCCAGACGCCCGCCTGCGTCATCGTCAAGCACGCCAATCCCTGCGGCGTCGCCGTCGGCGCCAGTCCCGCCGAGGCGTACAGCAAGGCCTTCAAGACGGACTCCACCTCGGCCTTCGGCGGCATCATCGCCTTCAACTGCGAGCTCGACGCCACGGCGGCGCAGCAGGTCGCCAAGCAGTTCGTCGAGGTGCTCATCGCGCCGGCATTCACGCCCGAAGCGCTGCTGGTGTTCGCGGCGAAGCCCAACACCCGCGTGCTGCAGATCGCCCTGCCGCCGGGCGGCGAGACGCCGTGGCAGCAGGGCCGCAATGCCCAGGACGTGAAGCGCGTGGGTTCCGGCCTGCTGATCCAGACGGCGGACAACCGGGAGATCGCGGCATCCGAGCTGAGGATCGTCACCAAGGCGCAGCCCACCCCGAGCCAGCTCGACGACCTGCTGTTCGCCTGGAAGGTCGCCAAGTACGTCAAGAGCAATGCGATCGTGTTCTGCGGCGGCGGCATGACGCTCGGCGTCGGCGCGGGCCAGATGAGCCGGATCGATTCGGCGCGCATCGCCAGCATCAAGGCGGAGAACGCCGGCCTGTCGCTGAAGGGCTCGGCCGTGGCAAGCGACGCGTTCTTCCCGTTCCGCGACGGACTCGACGTGGTCTGCGACGCGGGCGCCACCTGCGTGATCCAGCCCGGAGGCAGCGTGCGCGACGACGAGGTGATCGCCGCCGCCGACGAGCGCGGCATCGCGATGGTGCTCACCGGCGTGCGTCACTTCCGCCACTGA
- a CDS encoding Fis family transcriptional regulator — protein MSKKHIEECIRDSLESYFKDLRGVEPTSMYEMIISVVEKPLLDVVMKHAEGNQSRAAEWLGINRNTLRRKLVEHKLIK, from the coding sequence ATGAGCAAGAAACACATCGAAGAGTGCATTCGCGACAGCCTGGAGAGCTATTTCAAGGACCTGCGCGGCGTGGAGCCGACGTCGATGTACGAGATGATCATCAGCGTCGTCGAGAAGCCGCTGCTCGACGTGGTGATGAAGCACGCCGAAGGCAACCAGAGCCGCGCCGCCGAATGGCTGGGCATCAACCGCAACACGCTGCGCCGCAAGCTGGTCGAGCACAAGCTGATCAAGTGA
- the dusB gene encoding tRNA dihydrouridine synthase DusB, which yields MKIGHIELPNSLFVAPMAGVTDRPFRQLCKRLGAGYAVSEMVTSRRDLWNSLKTSRRANHDGEVAPIAVQIAGTEAAMMAEAAAYNIDRGAQIIDINMGCPAKKVCNKWAGSALMQDEPLALRIVEAVVAACAPRNVPVTLKMRTGWCHSERNAVRLARGAEQAGIAMVTVHGRTREQGYKGQAEYDTVAAVKAAVSIPVVANGDIDSPHKAREVLRLTGADAIMIGRAAQGRPWIFREVAHFLCTGEELQAPEVLQAKQWLLAHLDDHYGLYGEYAGVRSARKHIGWAVRALPGGEAFRARMNQLETCESQVLAVSDWFDELAESHRLLPAPSAAANDDYLQEQA from the coding sequence ATGAAGATCGGCCACATCGAGCTGCCGAACAGCCTCTTTGTCGCGCCGATGGCGGGGGTGACGGACCGGCCGTTCCGCCAGCTTTGCAAGCGGCTCGGTGCGGGCTATGCGGTGAGCGAGATGGTGACCTCGCGCCGCGACCTGTGGAACAGCCTGAAGACCAGCCGCCGCGCCAATCACGACGGCGAAGTGGCGCCCATCGCGGTGCAGATCGCCGGCACGGAGGCCGCGATGATGGCCGAGGCAGCGGCGTACAACATCGATCGTGGGGCGCAGATCATCGACATCAACATGGGCTGCCCTGCCAAGAAGGTGTGCAACAAGTGGGCCGGCTCGGCGTTGATGCAGGACGAGCCGCTCGCCTTGCGGATCGTCGAAGCCGTGGTCGCGGCCTGCGCGCCTCGCAACGTGCCGGTGACGCTCAAGATGCGCACGGGCTGGTGCCACAGCGAGCGCAACGCGGTGCGACTCGCTCGCGGCGCCGAGCAGGCAGGCATCGCGATGGTGACGGTGCACGGCCGCACCCGCGAGCAGGGCTACAAGGGGCAAGCCGAATACGACACGGTCGCCGCGGTGAAGGCGGCCGTGTCGATTCCGGTCGTTGCCAACGGTGACATCGACTCGCCGCACAAGGCGCGAGAAGTGCTTCGCCTCACCGGCGCCGACGCGATCATGATCGGGCGCGCCGCGCAGGGCCGGCCGTGGATCTTTCGCGAGGTGGCTCACTTTCTTTGCACCGGCGAAGAGCTGCAGGCGCCCGAGGTGCTTCAGGCCAAGCAATGGCTGCTGGCCCACCTGGACGACCACTACGGCCTGTACGGCGAGTACGCGGGCGTGCGCAGCGCACGCAAGCACATCGGCTGGGCGGTGCGTGCACTGCCCGGCGGCGAGGCGTTCCGCGCGCGCATGAACCAGCTCGAGACCTGCGAATCGCAGGTCCTTGCCGTCTCCGACTGGTTCGACGAGCTCGCCGAGTCGCACCGCCTGCTGCCGGCGCCTTCGGCGGCCGCCAACGACGACTACCTCCAAGAACAAGCATGA
- a CDS encoding YqaA family protein — MDAWITTLMAWLALPQYGLSTVFVVSLVSATLLPLGSEPAVFGLVKLNAALFWPAVLVATAGNTVGGAITWWMGYGAERAYEHVTHDPSAAHPRALRWLERFGAKACLLSWLPLVGDPLCAVAGWLKLPFWPCIVYMAIGKFGRYFTMTAALLWFFPERLGT, encoded by the coding sequence ATGGATGCATGGATCACCACGCTGATGGCCTGGCTGGCATTGCCCCAATACGGCCTCAGCACGGTATTCGTCGTGTCGCTCGTGTCCGCGACCCTGCTGCCCCTGGGGTCGGAGCCGGCGGTGTTCGGTCTGGTGAAGCTCAACGCGGCGCTGTTCTGGCCGGCCGTGCTCGTCGCGACGGCCGGCAACACCGTCGGGGGCGCCATCACATGGTGGATGGGCTACGGAGCCGAGCGCGCATACGAGCACGTCACGCACGACCCGAGCGCCGCGCACCCGCGGGCACTGCGCTGGCTCGAGCGCTTCGGCGCCAAGGCGTGCCTGCTGTCGTGGCTGCCGCTGGTGGGCGATCCGCTGTGCGCAGTGGCCGGGTGGCTCAAGCTGCCGTTCTGGCCTTGCATCGTCTACATGGCAATCGGAAAGTTCGGCCGCTACTTCACGATGACAGCGGCGCTGCTGTGGTTCTTTCCCGAACGCCTGGGAACCTGA
- a CDS encoding patatin-like phospholipase family protein: protein MSRTPRKPRIALALAGGGPLGAIYEIGALCALEEALDGVSFADIDAYVGVSAGGFIAAGLANGMTPRELCASFIENAGPEHDIFEPSVLVRLAWGEIAKRMASLPVLAAQASYRYVFKRRSLSSAFERLGRALPAGLFSNAMIDVQLRRQFSAPGRTNDFRQLKRKLVLVATDLDSGDSAPFGQPGFDHVPISKAVQASAALPGLFPPVEIDGRHYVDGALKKTLHASVLLEEDVDLLICLNPLVPFDATESPQHRVLSGGGERIPKLVDGGLPVVLSQTFRTMIHSRLQLGMKGYERSHPHTTILLFEPDQRDAEMFLANTFSYSQRRLLAEHAYQQTRRLLRERHAVLAAQLAPHGVSLLRHVLDDTTRTLVSKRAPSFARSRSGRALQRLEQVLDELDHALPRA from the coding sequence ATGAGCCGGACTCCCCGAAAGCCGCGCATCGCCCTGGCGCTGGCCGGCGGCGGACCGCTGGGCGCCATCTACGAGATCGGCGCGCTGTGCGCACTGGAAGAAGCGCTCGACGGCGTGAGCTTCGCCGACATCGATGCCTACGTCGGCGTGTCGGCCGGCGGCTTCATCGCCGCGGGTCTGGCCAACGGCATGACGCCGCGCGAGCTGTGCGCGTCGTTCATCGAAAACGCCGGCCCGGAACACGACATCTTCGAGCCATCGGTGCTCGTGCGCCTGGCGTGGGGCGAGATCGCCAAGCGGATGGCGTCGCTGCCCGTGCTGGCGGCGCAGGCGTCGTACCGCTACGTGTTCAAGCGGCGCTCGCTGTCCAGTGCCTTCGAGCGGCTGGGACGCGCGCTCCCGGCGGGACTGTTCTCCAACGCGATGATCGACGTGCAGCTGCGCCGCCAGTTCTCCGCGCCCGGGCGCACCAACGATTTCCGGCAGCTCAAGCGCAAGCTGGTGCTCGTCGCGACCGATCTCGACAGCGGAGACTCGGCCCCGTTCGGCCAGCCGGGCTTCGACCACGTGCCCATCTCGAAGGCCGTGCAGGCCAGCGCTGCACTGCCGGGGCTGTTTCCGCCCGTCGAGATCGACGGCCGTCACTATGTCGACGGCGCGCTGAAGAAGACGCTGCACGCCTCGGTGCTGCTCGAGGAAGACGTCGATCTGCTGATCTGCCTGAATCCCCTGGTGCCGTTCGACGCCACCGAATCGCCGCAGCACCGGGTGCTGTCCGGCGGCGGCGAGCGCATTCCCAAGCTCGTCGACGGCGGACTGCCGGTGGTGCTGTCGCAGACTTTCCGCACGATGATCCATTCACGGCTGCAGCTGGGCATGAAAGGCTACGAGCGCAGCCATCCGCACACGACGATCCTGCTGTTCGAGCCCGACCAGCGCGATGCGGAGATGTTCCTCGCCAACACCTTCAGCTACTCGCAGCGCCGACTGCTCGCCGAGCACGCCTACCAGCAGACGCGGCGCCTGCTGCGTGAGCGCCACGCCGTGTTGGCGGCGCAGCTGGCGCCGCACGGCGTGTCGCTCCTGCGGCATGTGCTGGACGACACGACGCGAACGCTGGTGAGCAAGCGGGCGCCCAGTTTCGCGCGCAGCCGCTCGGGACGTGCGCTGCAGCGGCTGGAGCAGGTGCTCGACGAGCTGGATCACGCCCTTCCGCGCGCGTGA
- a CDS encoding phasin family protein, with protein MVKKLKQMAEKKAASPAGLLDSALAGTVKESAQQIWLAGLGAFSKAQEEGGKVFEALVKEGTALQRKTQAVAEEKIGEVTSRMSNMAGDVTAKAGQQWDKLEAIFEERTSKALSKLGVPSAKDVEALIKRIDELSAQVAKLSKSAPARTAAKASAADGVRKPATKRAAARKSA; from the coding sequence ATGGTGAAGAAGCTCAAGCAAATGGCTGAAAAGAAAGCCGCGTCCCCCGCCGGCCTGCTGGACAGCGCACTCGCCGGCACGGTGAAGGAATCGGCGCAGCAGATCTGGCTGGCCGGCCTCGGCGCCTTCTCGAAGGCGCAGGAAGAGGGCGGCAAGGTGTTCGAAGCGCTGGTCAAGGAAGGCACCGCGCTGCAGCGCAAGACGCAGGCGGTCGCCGAAGAGAAGATCGGCGAAGTGACCAGCCGGATGAGCAATATGGCGGGCGACGTGACGGCCAAGGCGGGCCAGCAGTGGGACAAGCTCGAGGCGATCTTCGAGGAGCGCACCTCCAAGGCCCTGAGCAAGCTCGGCGTGCCGTCGGCCAAGGACGTCGAGGCGCTGATCAAGCGCATCGACGAGCTGTCCGCCCAAGTGGCCAAGCTGTCGAAGAGCGCTCCCGCTCGCACCGCGGCCAAGGCCAGCGCCGCCGACGGCGTGCGCAAGCCGGCCACCAAGCGTGCCGCGGCGCGCAAGTCGGCGTGA